The following coding sequences are from one Malaciobacter pacificus window:
- a CDS encoding cache domain-containing protein encodes MIQSKEKQLLNIIRFTPAIIVLILSIFMVLFLYFEKKRTFHEEKKSIEEQFINENKEIIKDEVNRVYTFIKHLQETTENELKKNVKERVYEAHSLATNIYEKNKNTKTKEEIFELIKTALSGIRYNNGRGYFFMDDIYGNKLVHPIDTSIEGKNMLNFTDVKGYKLFETIVDTIKQKSERFDEYYWYKPNTNKEIGRKISFYKYFEPLNMAIGTGEYFDEFEKEIQKKALEYINLIRFGKAGYIFVISYDGVYLSHIRKNYLGKHYLENNDIKNIAKVIEDAIKIAKDGEGYYSYIQNKKPDTNEPTHKISFIKGLSNWNWMIGSGFYEDDVISRIEDRKRKIDEKFEEYIQNILIISFVIMIILLFISKYVTNFLEQKFRQYKQELSKKQTILHQQSKMASMGEMIGNIAHQWRQPLSTITTAATGMKLQKEFGEFNDEIFYDSVDKINASAQHLSKTIDDFRNFFSPNKTKTQFDLKNTFSTALDLISAQFNAKEIKIIKHIENIQLNTYENELIQALINILNNARDELIKLPNSIERLIFIDTYIEDGNVIIEIKDSAGGVPSDIIDRIFEPYFTTKHKSNGTGIGLYMTEEILVKHLKADIEVYNQKYKYNDKSYKGAVFKITIPQ; translated from the coding sequence ATGATTCAAAGTAAAGAAAAACAGTTATTAAATATAATTAGATTTACACCTGCCATAATTGTTTTGATTTTATCTATCTTTATGGTTTTATTTTTATACTTTGAAAAGAAAAGAACTTTTCATGAAGAAAAAAAGAGTATAGAAGAACAATTTATAAATGAAAATAAAGAGATTATTAAAGATGAAGTGAATAGGGTTTATACTTTTATTAAACATCTGCAAGAAACTACAGAAAATGAACTTAAAAAAAATGTAAAAGAAAGGGTATATGAAGCCCACTCATTAGCTACTAATATTTATGAAAAAAATAAGAATACAAAAACAAAAGAAGAGATTTTTGAGTTAATAAAAACAGCTTTAAGTGGTATTAGGTATAACAATGGCCGAGGTTACTTTTTTATGGATGATATTTATGGAAATAAATTAGTTCATCCAATTGATACATCAATAGAAGGTAAAAATATGCTTAATTTTACAGATGTAAAAGGTTATAAGCTATTTGAAACAATTGTTGATACCATAAAACAAAAGAGTGAAAGGTTTGATGAATATTATTGGTACAAACCTAATACAAATAAAGAGATTGGAAGAAAAATCTCTTTTTATAAATATTTTGAACCATTAAATATGGCTATTGGTACAGGTGAATATTTTGATGAGTTTGAAAAAGAGATTCAAAAGAAAGCTTTAGAGTATATAAATCTTATTCGCTTTGGTAAAGCAGGATACATATTTGTAATAAGTTACGATGGTGTTTATCTATCTCATATAAGAAAAAACTATTTAGGTAAACACTATTTAGAAAATAATGATATAAAAAATATTGCAAAAGTTATAGAAGATGCTATTAAAATTGCAAAAGATGGTGAAGGATACTACTCTTATATTCAAAATAAGAAGCCAGATACAAATGAACCAACACATAAAATTAGTTTTATAAAAGGTTTAAGTAATTGGAATTGGATGATAGGTAGTGGGTTTTATGAAGATGATGTTATCTCACGTATTGAAGATAGAAAAAGAAAAATTGATGAAAAGTTTGAAGAGTATATTCAAAATATTTTGATTATTAGTTTTGTGATAATGATTATCTTATTATTTATTTCAAAATATGTAACAAACTTTTTAGAGCAGAAATTCAGACAATATAAACAAGAATTAAGTAAAAAACAAACAATTTTACATCAACAATCTAAAATGGCATCTATGGGTGAAATGATTGGTAATATTGCTCATCAATGGAGACAACCTTTATCAACAATTACAACTGCAGCTACAGGTATGAAACTGCAAAAAGAGTTTGGCGAGTTTAATGATGAAATATTTTATGATTCAGTTGACAAAATTAATGCTTCTGCTCAGCATTTATCAAAAACTATTGATGATTTTAGAAACTTTTTTAGTCCAAATAAAACAAAAACACAATTTGATTTGAAAAACACTTTTTCAACGGCATTAGATTTGATATCTGCACAATTTAATGCTAAAGAGATTAAAATTATAAAGCATATTGAAAACATTCAATTAAATACATATGAAAATGAATTAATACAAGCTTTAATCAATATTTTAAATAATGCAAGAGATGAACTTATAAAATTACCCAATAGTATAGAGAGATTAATTTTTATTGATACATATATTGAAGATGGGAATGTGATAATAGAGATTAAAGATAGTGCAGGGGGAGTGCCTTCAGATATCATAGATAGAATATTTGAACCATACTTTACTACAAAACATAAAAGCAATGGAACAGGTATTGGTCTTTATATGACTGAGGAAATATTAGTTAAGCATTTAAAAGCTGATATAGAAGTTTATAATCAAAAATATAAATATAATGATAAGTCTTATAAAGGTGCTGTATTTAAAATTACTATTCCTCAGTAG
- a CDS encoding sensor histidine kinase, with the protein MTYKCHSSIGNSLDLKKMMTEVLETFVTETNADGGYFYLVDEKSNLYKYLSFNELPCFDENDLKDKIEKFNIYQCPKKNFRIIIMPLIEGVLFLVYKDKSINFDYIGSMFQDLVVKLNISIDACLNVQRMKNKNKMLKHLTNELKEQQKELIESDKYKSNFLANMSHELKTPLNSIIVLSSIMKKNKNSSLSLEQVKNLTIINNCGNDLLHLINDILDISKIEAGEISLNLSKVDINDLIFSLVEEMRPLALDKNLDIEFNCLLDDINLLTDSHRIKQILKNLLSNAIKFTNEGLIDVILEENANDITVKVIDHGIGIAQEKLSHIFDRFKQADGSTTRKYGGTGLGLAISKELANLLGGDIKAFSKIGEGSTFEMILPKKTDIKNISDDNVSISSQKNGDEQEIEDIVFFDMEDINTSQDIESKVQRVVLLNCDKLAMFPIVVQLKKHDIKLIQLDSLTDTFDLMEKEYQDLVVIDKENTKTKIDEFVNYCKGKETQTIILSKSEDQKYFHKDDVKENLVKEILEKLGR; encoded by the coding sequence TTGACCTATAAGTGTCATAGCTCAATTGGTAATAGTTTAGATTTAAAAAAAATGATGACAGAGGTTTTAGAAACTTTTGTTACTGAAACTAATGCTGATGGAGGATATTTTTATTTAGTAGATGAAAAGAGTAATCTTTATAAATATTTATCTTTCAATGAATTGCCATGTTTTGATGAAAATGACTTAAAAGATAAAATAGAAAAATTTAATATTTATCAATGTCCAAAGAAAAACTTTAGAATAATTATAATGCCTTTAATTGAGGGAGTTCTTTTTTTAGTTTATAAAGATAAGAGTATAAATTTTGATTATATTGGCTCAATGTTTCAAGATTTAGTGGTAAAGTTAAATATTAGCATAGATGCATGTTTAAATGTTCAAAGAATGAAAAACAAAAATAAGATGCTTAAACATTTAACAAATGAGCTTAAAGAACAACAAAAAGAGCTAATCGAATCTGATAAATATAAAAGTAATTTTTTAGCAAATATGAGTCATGAATTAAAAACTCCCCTAAATTCAATAATTGTGTTATCTTCAATTATGAAAAAAAATAAGAATAGTTCTCTTAGTTTAGAACAAGTTAAAAATTTAACTATAATTAACAATTGTGGAAATGATTTACTGCATTTAATTAATGATATATTAGATATTTCAAAAATTGAAGCAGGAGAAATTTCTTTGAATCTCTCTAAGGTTGATATTAATGATTTAATCTTCTCTTTAGTTGAAGAAATGAGACCTTTAGCTTTGGATAAAAATCTAGATATCGAATTTAATTGTTTACTTGATGATATAAATTTATTGACAGATTCTCATAGAATTAAACAAATTTTAAAAAATCTTTTAAGTAATGCTATAAAATTTACTAATGAAGGCTTAATTGATGTTATTTTAGAAGAGAATGCAAATGATATAACTGTAAAAGTAATTGACCATGGTATTGGTATAGCACAGGAAAAACTTAGCCATATTTTTGATAGATTTAAACAAGCAGATGGAAGTACAACTAGAAAGTATGGTGGTACAGGCTTAGGTTTAGCTATTTCAAAAGAGTTAGCTAATTTACTTGGTGGTGATATTAAAGCTTTTAGTAAAATAGGTGAGGGTAGTACTTTTGAAATGATTCTTCCTAAAAAAACTGATATTAAAAATATCTCAGATGACAATGTCTCTATCTCTTCTCAAAAAAATGGTGATGAGCAAGAAATTGAAGATATAGTATTTTTTGATATGGAAGATATCAATACAAGTCAAGATATTGAAAGTAAAGTACAAAGGGTTGTTTTACTTAATTGTGATAAACTAGCGATGTTTCCTATTGTTGTGCAGTTGAAAAAACATGATATAAAATTAATACAACTTGACTCTTTAACTGATACTTTTGATTTAATGGAAAAAGAGTATCAAGATTTAGTCGTAATAGACAAAGAGAATACAAAAACTAAAATAGATGAGTTTGTAAACTACTGTAAAGGCAAAGAGACACAAACTATTATTTTGTCTAAAAGTGAGGATCAAAAGTATTTTCATAAAGATGATGTAAAAGAGAACTTGGTAAAAGAAATTTTAGAAAAATTAGGAAGATAA
- a CDS encoding hybrid sensor histidine kinase/response regulator, which translates to MEKFKILLVDDVPENIYSLKMMIEDSFDVEIFSALSAQEGMEILMKEKIDLILTDVQMPEIDGFEFVEYLKNIDRTKEIPVIFITGIYDKDEYKSKGYDLGAVEYITKPIHDVLLNSKLKVYIDIFEKRKEDEEEIAVKDELLIHQSKMATMGEMIGIIAHQLKQPLNILSLYCNDVKDSYTYNEIDDKFIEDFSKNTKEQIEYLSETIDGFRDFFNPDKQKRVFEIKKVINKSVKLLMNRIETANINLNITVKEEMVYGVETELEQVVLNIINNSIDAFIEREELKVKEINIEVLVKQNYTILIMEDSAGGVKEDSLEKLFDPYYTTKSSGTGTGLYMVKLVIKNSLGGDLKVNNSEKGLRYIIALPNEKPHQD; encoded by the coding sequence ATGGAAAAATTTAAAATTTTATTAGTAGATGATGTACCTGAAAATATTTACTCTTTAAAAATGATGATTGAAGATAGTTTCGATGTTGAAATTTTTTCAGCTTTGAGTGCCCAAGAGGGTATGGAAATTTTGATGAAAGAAAAAATAGATTTAATCCTTACAGATGTTCAAATGCCAGAAATTGATGGTTTTGAGTTTGTTGAGTATTTAAAAAATATTGATAGAACTAAAGAAATTCCAGTTATTTTTATTACAGGAATTTATGACAAAGATGAATATAAATCTAAAGGATATGATTTAGGAGCAGTTGAATATATAACTAAACCAATTCATGATGTATTATTAAACTCTAAACTAAAAGTTTATATTGATATTTTTGAAAAAAGAAAAGAGGATGAAGAAGAGATTGCTGTAAAAGATGAACTATTGATTCATCAATCAAAAATGGCAACAATGGGAGAAATGATAGGAATTATTGCTCACCAACTAAAACAGCCATTAAATATTTTATCTTTATATTGTAATGATGTAAAAGACTCTTATACGTATAATGAAATTGATGATAAATTTATTGAAGATTTTTCAAAAAATACAAAAGAGCAAATTGAATATTTAAGTGAAACAATTGATGGTTTTAGAGACTTCTTTAACCCTGATAAGCAAAAAAGAGTTTTTGAAATAAAAAAAGTTATAAACAAATCAGTTAAACTTTTAATGAATAGAATTGAAACAGCAAATATAAATTTAAATATTACAGTAAAAGAGGAAATGGTTTATGGTGTTGAAACAGAGTTAGAACAAGTTGTATTAAATATTATAAACAATTCAATAGATGCTTTTATAGAAAGAGAAGAACTAAAAGTTAAAGAGATAAATATTGAAGTTCTTGTTAAACAAAACTATACAATACTAATTATGGAAGATAGTGCAGGTGGAGTAAAAGAAGATAGCTTAGAAAAACTTTTTGATCCTTATTATACTACGAAGAGTTCTGGAACGGGAACAGGTTTATATATGGTTAAATTAGTTATTAAAAATAGTTTAGGTGGGGATTTAAAGGTGAATAATAGTGAAAAGGGGCTTAGATATATAATTGCGCTTCCTAATGAGAAGCCTCATCAGGATTAA
- a CDS encoding response regulator, with amino-acid sequence MFDKTFLKNLTVLFVEDEQLAREKLAKLLDKVFKNVIICENGQEGLNKFTTRFNSDEKIDLIISDINMPIMNGLEMLEKIRDLDKEVPLIYTTARSESENILKAVSLNVSHYILKPIDSEDLLKKVYEICEKQYVEKKLEDTKTELENYINAINKVAVIYKLNIEGKVLNANNMTLDISGYSKDEIKELSFHDLVHPDIPKTSVNRSWEDIKKGKSWTGNTKYITKDKEAFYLKCSIFKLSPELDEFITIGFSLNEENSEKREFKKKVMKAIQEFKKNEMNYKKIIIEQNEKIQDLERKLLRLIDELKTEKEKTSSRQRQLEHYELQMHNVDEKYDKFMKDLSKKRDEQAREINELKNEKLLLKNKNNEYEAEISATKKELKLLMETNEQKNKKILDLQDVINSLETKIKEILNPDEASH; translated from the coding sequence ATGTTTGACAAAACTTTTTTAAAAAACTTAACTGTACTATTTGTTGAAGATGAACAATTAGCAAGGGAAAAACTTGCAAAACTTTTAGATAAAGTCTTTAAAAATGTTATTATTTGTGAAAATGGTCAAGAAGGTCTAAATAAATTTACAACTAGATTTAATTCTGATGAAAAAATAGATTTAATTATTTCTGATATAAATATGCCTATTATGAATGGCCTTGAAATGTTAGAAAAAATAAGAGATTTAGATAAAGAAGTTCCACTAATATATACAACTGCTAGAAGTGAAAGTGAAAATATTTTAAAAGCAGTTAGCCTAAATGTAAGCCATTATATTTTAAAGCCTATAGATTCAGAAGATTTATTAAAAAAAGTATATGAAATATGTGAAAAACAATATGTAGAAAAAAAGCTTGAAGATACTAAAACAGAACTTGAAAACTATATAAATGCTATAAATAAAGTTGCTGTAATTTATAAGCTAAATATAGAAGGGAAAGTTTTAAATGCAAATAATATGACTTTAGATATCTCTGGTTATAGTAAAGATGAGATAAAAGAACTTTCATTTCATGATTTAGTTCATCCAGATATTCCAAAAACTTCAGTAAATAGAAGTTGGGAAGATATAAAAAAAGGTAAAAGTTGGACAGGAAATACTAAATACATAACTAAAGATAAAGAGGCATTTTATTTAAAATGTTCAATCTTTAAATTATCCCCTGAATTAGATGAATTTATTACTATTGGATTTTCTTTAAATGAAGAGAATAGTGAAAAAAGAGAGTTCAAGAAAAAAGTAATGAAAGCAATTCAAGAGTTCAAAAAAAATGAGATGAACTACAAAAAAATCATAATTGAACAAAATGAAAAAATACAAGACTTAGAGAGAAAGCTTCTTAGATTAATTGATGAATTAAAAACAGAAAAAGAAAAGACTTCAAGCCGTCAAAGACAACTTGAACATTATGAGTTGCAAATGCATAATGTAGATGAAAAATATGATAAGTTTATGAAAGACTTAAGTAAAAAAAGAGATGAGCAAGCAAGAGAAATAAATGAGCTTAAAAATGAAAAACTTCTTTTAAAAAATAAGAATAATGAGTATGAGGCAGAAATTAGTGCAACAAAAAAAGAATTAAAACTACTTATGGAAACTAATGAACAAAAAAATAAAAAAATTCTTGATCTTCAAGATGTAATAAATTCATTAGAGACAAAAATCAAAGAGATTCTTAATCCTGATGAGGCTTCTCATTAG
- a CDS encoding UvrD-helicase domain-containing protein: MTLTNEQEEIINSKKKSFKINAVAGSGKTTTLLEYAKKNSHLKILYLAYNKSLQIELQEKLKNYKLSNMFVSTIHSLAYNRISAYQYKLVQDLKIAILEKVICGFEQITHQKQYYPTPEYLTLLKDLVNFYCNSSLIALDSKLLNTYKKQSDLDAKILELLNNEKKVLGHLKHILSCMKNKIIEATHDFYLKMFFLNKRACSNLGFDLILIDEAQDISDVMIGIVEAQNCDRIYVGDSFQQIYSFRYATNALNKIDLPSYDLTKSFRFSNEFAKTLRDKLNKLYEVKSSYKLKLSGIDTITKIGEEYIDMKKPVCIIARTTFGLIQKIIHFIHSDYKIYFEGGYSSYSFMNQTVYSIFYLKQKKNDKITIDEIKEFESIYDLEQFAKDTKNQDYLNVIKFINAYGDNIFEINKKLKEKVVTDKSNADIIFTTTHKAKGLEYDQVIMADDFITKKELFNKKNPLSYNRAIEELNIYYVAATRAKKAIVLADLQLNYNSEQSL, from the coding sequence ATGACTTTAACTAATGAACAAGAAGAGATAATAAACTCAAAAAAGAAATCTTTTAAAATAAATGCTGTTGCAGGAAGTGGTAAAACTACAACACTATTAGAATATGCCAAGAAAAATTCTCATTTAAAGATTTTATATTTAGCATATAATAAGTCATTACAAATTGAACTTCAAGAGAAACTAAAAAATTATAAATTATCAAATATGTTTGTAAGTACTATTCACTCTTTAGCTTATAATAGGATTTCAGCTTACCAATACAAACTAGTTCAAGATTTAAAAATCGCTATTTTAGAAAAAGTAATTTGTGGGTTTGAACAAATAACCCATCAAAAACAGTACTACCCAACGCCTGAATATTTAACGCTATTAAAAGATTTAGTAAACTTTTATTGTAATAGCTCACTAATTGCACTTGATAGTAAACTTTTAAATACTTATAAAAAACAGTCTGATTTAGATGCAAAAATATTAGAACTTTTAAATAATGAAAAAAAGGTTTTAGGTCACTTAAAACATATACTTAGTTGTATGAAAAATAAAATTATTGAAGCAACTCATGATTTTTATCTTAAAATGTTTTTTTTAAATAAAAGAGCTTGTTCAAACTTAGGGTTTGATTTAATCTTAATAGATGAAGCACAAGATATATCTGATGTTATGATAGGAATTGTTGAAGCTCAAAATTGTGATAGAATTTATGTTGGAGATTCATTTCAACAGATATACTCTTTTAGATATGCTACAAATGCTTTAAATAAAATCGATTTACCCTCTTATGATTTAACTAAATCTTTTAGATTTTCAAATGAGTTTGCAAAAACACTCAGAGATAAGCTAAATAAACTATATGAAGTTAAATCATCTTATAAACTTAAACTAAGTGGAATAGATACTATCACAAAAATAGGTGAAGAGTATATAGATATGAAAAAACCAGTTTGTATTATTGCAAGAACCACTTTTGGGCTTATTCAAAAAATCATACATTTCATTCATAGTGATTATAAAATCTATTTTGAAGGTGGTTATAGTTCATACTCTTTTATGAATCAAACTGTATATTCAATATTTTATTTAAAACAGAAAAAAAATGACAAAATTACAATTGATGAAATCAAAGAGTTTGAATCTATTTATGATTTAGAACAGTTTGCAAAAGATACAAAAAATCAAGACTATTTAAATGTCATAAAGTTTATAAATGCTTATGGTGATAATATTTTTGAAATAAATAAAAAATTAAAAGAAAAAGTAGTAACAGATAAATCTAATGCAGATATTATATTTACTACAACTCATAAAGCAAAAGGTCTAGAATATGACCAAGTTATTATGGCAGATGATTTTATAACAAAAAAAGAGTTATTTAACAAAAAAAATCCCTTAAGTTATAATAGAGCTATTGAAGAATTAAATATATATTACGTAGCAGCAACAAGGGCAAAAAAAGCTATTGTTCTAGCAGATTTACAGCTTAATTACAATAGTGAACAAAGCCTTTAG
- a CDS encoding MCP four helix bundle domain-containing protein codes for MSLRNKIIISFAILIVIVSISSIYVSNNISNIKVNVDKLTHEQYQGITVLLEADRDSYQSNVAISQIMHLNDKEEIDKLIKKGVLDNLT; via the coding sequence ATGAGTTTAAGAAATAAGATAATTATTTCATTTGCTATATTAATTGTTATTGTAAGTATATCTAGTATTTATGTATCAAATAATATTTCAAATATAAAAGTAAATGTAGATAAACTAACACATGAACAATATCAAGGAATTACAGTCCTTCTTGAAGCAGATAGAGATTCATATCAATCAAATGTTGCTATTAGTCAGATTATGCACCTAAATGATAAAGAAGAAATCGATAAGCTCATAAAAAAAGGAGTATTAGATAACCTTACATAA
- a CDS encoding methyl-accepting chemotaxis protein, whose protein sequence is MRDLIDFFTEATNKIIDKNSKDVQDLISLSLNTFIFIALFIIIITVILVFFLGKTVNESLLKLQNGLVDFFQFLNKETKSVHLLDTSSNDEISKISHVINENIEKTKILLDQDEKFISNVNEVVNRVKNGSLEYKVSADTNSDSLKDLKILLNEMLETLSKKIATNINEIESAINEIKGLNFSHKIDNAKGNMVDGLNEISQTVSDMLVSNQSNGSTLQSNSKDLLSNVDKLSISSNEAAASIEQTAAALEEITSNMSNNSLNVMKMVQYANELTTSVNVGQDLATQTTNAMESINVQVSTINEAITVIDQIAFQTNILSLNAAVEAATAGEAGKGFAVVAQEVRNLATRSAEAANEIKSIVENATAKASDGKKIANEMINGYTGLTSNISNTMDLIKNVESGIKEQQTGIEQINNAINSLDKQTQENANVASYTQSIANKTQDIAKEILEDVNNKNFLGKK, encoded by the coding sequence ATGAGGGATTTGATTGATTTTTTCACTGAAGCAACAAATAAAATTATAGATAAAAATTCAAAAGATGTTCAAGATTTAATTTCTTTATCATTAAACACATTTATATTTATTGCTTTATTTATTATTATCATAACAGTAATTTTAGTATTTTTTCTTGGTAAAACAGTTAATGAATCATTATTGAAATTACAAAATGGCCTAGTAGATTTTTTTCAATTTTTAAATAAAGAGACTAAAAGTGTTCATTTATTAGATACTTCATCAAATGATGAGATCAGTAAGATTTCTCATGTAATTAATGAAAATATTGAAAAGACAAAAATATTACTTGATCAAGATGAAAAGTTTATTTCTAATGTTAATGAAGTAGTTAATAGAGTTAAAAATGGAAGTTTAGAATATAAAGTAAGTGCAGATACTAATTCTGACTCTTTAAAAGATTTAAAAATACTATTGAATGAAATGTTAGAAACATTATCGAAAAAAATTGCTACTAATATTAATGAAATAGAAAGTGCAATCAATGAAATCAAAGGATTGAATTTCTCTCATAAAATAGATAATGCAAAGGGAAATATGGTTGATGGTTTAAATGAAATATCTCAAACAGTAAGTGATATGCTTGTTTCAAATCAAAGTAATGGTTCAACTTTACAATCAAACTCTAAAGATTTACTTTCAAATGTAGATAAATTAAGTATCTCTTCAAATGAAGCAGCAGCAAGCATAGAACAAACTGCAGCAGCACTTGAAGAGATTACAAGTAATATGAGTAATAACTCTTTAAATGTTATGAAAATGGTACAGTATGCAAATGAACTTACAACTTCAGTTAATGTAGGACAGGACCTAGCAACACAAACAACAAATGCAATGGAGTCAATAAATGTTCAAGTTTCTACAATTAATGAAGCAATTACTGTAATAGACCAAATTGCATTTCAAACAAATATCCTATCTCTTAATGCTGCTGTTGAAGCAGCAACAGCAGGTGAAGCTGGAAAAGGATTTGCTGTTGTTGCTCAAGAAGTGAGAAACTTAGCAACAAGAAGTGCAGAAGCAGCCAATGAGATTAAATCAATTGTTGAAAATGCAACAGCTAAGGCAAGTGATGGTAAAAAAATAGCAAATGAGATGATAAATGGTTATACAGGATTAACTTCAAATATATCAAATACAATGGATTTAATTAAAAATGTTGAATCAGGAATAAAAGAGCAACAAACTGGAATAGAGCAAATAAATAATGCAATTAATTCTTTAGATAAACAAACTCAAGAAAATGCAAATGTAGCAAGTTATACACAAAGTATTGCAAATAAAACTCAGGATATAGCTAAAGAGATTTTGGAAGATGTAAATAATAAAAACTTTTTAGGGAAAAAATAA